The genomic region GGTATTGTAAATGGCATGAAACCCTTGTTTAAGTTTGCTTTCACTAATTCCAATTTTTTGACAGATAAAAGCAATACTCAAAGGTTGGCTCATATGTTGAATCATGAACAGCCGAGCTTGCGCGATTTTATGTTCATCCCCAAGGCTAATACCTAGACTTTGGGGCTCGATCATAGTGTTTGTTTGAAGTCGTTCAATCTGTTCGCTAAGTAAGTTGAGCACCAGAATATTTTTTTCTAAAGGTCGTTCAGTATGATCAGATAACGCTAGATGCATCAGTCTATTGATATAGTGTTGGGTATTTTTAGACGTTTTTATATGTTGATGTTGGCGAGGTAAAGGAATTTTGTCTGCTTGAAACTCGAATGGGATTTGGTAGCGATTAAAGACACTGCCGTCCACTAATATTCTTAATTGGCTGGTGGTTTTATTCGCGGCGTACACACGTTTTCCAGAGCTGTTACCAAAGGTGGTGATGGTGGTGTAATTAGGTTCAAAAATGAAATCTTCAGTATTGTTCTGCTTTGCCTGATAACGAGAATACCCTTCTAAACCATAAGTAAGACTAAGTGTTGATGAGTCTTTTTCTATGGTGCTCTCTTCAACTAAATCTTGCGTTGGTGTGTAACGTGAATAAGCAATAGATAGCCCAGGTTCTATAATAAACCGGTCTATATAACATTCTCCTAGTTGAGAAGAAA from Marinomonas rhizomae harbors:
- a CDS encoding helix-turn-helix domain-containing protein yields the protein MNKNALTAVTNLQSGWQRQAISSQLGECYIDRFIIEPGLSIAYSRYTPTQDLVEESTIEKDSSTLSLTYGLEGYSRYQAKQNNTEDFIFEPNYTTITTFGNSSGKRVYAANKTTSQLRILVDGSVFNRYQIPFEFQADKIPLPRQHQHIKTSKNTQHYINRLMHLALSDHTERPLEKNILVLNLLSEQIERLQTNTMIEPQSLGISLGDEHKIAQARLFMIQHMSQPLSIAFICQKIGISESKLKQGFHAIYNTSPYKLLLEARMHKAWELLTSGHQVAQTAYAVGYEHPSNFSAAFNRFHGCPPKSLTSSNKHQNK